The genomic window TATGCCCGTTCTGCCGGGATCGCCAGCCGCGTTCATCTTCCAACCTCAGCCTGATGCATCGTCCACCACCGGGCGATGGCCGCGGCCAGATTATTCCACAGCTCTGTCGGCAAATCCGGGACCGCCACCCGGACGCTATACTGGTCCGTGGTCGCATCGTGAAACCACTCGGTCGCGGCGAAGTCGAAACCAAAGCTGCCGGCGTGACGGATGGGAAAGCCCTCGCCGTGCAGTTCGTTGCTCATGTCTTCGGCGGCCTGTCGCGCCCTCGCCTCGTCGAGCCGGCGCCTGCCTCGAAGCGTCACGTAGAGGCCGTGGGTGAAATGGAGCTCTGCCGAGAGCGCCGGGAGCTTTGCGGCAAAATATCGTGCCGTGCTTCGTCCGTTGCGCAAGATCGCTGCAACGCGCCTTTTCGTCAGAGCCCAATAGGTCGCACTGCCCGCAAAGGGCGGGAAGTGTGCCGGCAACGCCGCGCCGCCGAGCAGCCGCACCGCGTTACGCGTTTCGGCGGCGAGCGCTTTGCAGTCAAGGCGCCCCGCCCGCTGCTCGTGCTCATTGCCGTGCACGAAAACCGCCGAGCCGAGCCGGCCATATTCCGCTCCGAGCGAATCGAGCTTGTTGTGGCTTCGCACCAGCACCAGCGGAATTCCGTATCGCCGGGCCCACCGCAGGACTCGCCTGATGCGACCCGATCTGCCGGCGAAACAGGTCGTGTCGAAAACCAGGAGATCGAGCCCCGAGCCATCACTACGCAGCGCGGCCTCGAAAGCGCCGGCAAAGGAGCAGGAATCCAGCAGAAGCATGCGCGGAGAATTCGCCCTGGCAAACCCATCGCCTAGCGGAAGCTTCAAGTCTACGAGCTGCAGATGAGAGATAAAGCTCCGGATCAGCTCCAGCGTCTCGCCGTAGGAGCCTGGGAGCACGATAATGTCAGCCTTGTCGACGATCTGCGCGGTGGCAAGGAGCACGGCGGAGAGCGCTGCCATGCCTGACGCGGTGTAGATCGCCGTGCTCGTGCAGCCGCACTCGAGCTCATAGAACGAAGGACCGCGTACCCTGAGATCGGCGCGCTGGTAGTCGTAACTGAACTCGAACGGTCCGCTGGCAGGATAGGCCGTATGCGACCAGGCCGTCTCCGTCGCCTTCCACTCATGCAACTCATGCTCCGCCCTCAGCGCCGCAGTGATCTGGAATTTGGACCTGACGACCTCGTCGACGGATCGCGGACGTGCCAAATCGAGCCGGTTCCTCAGACAATCATTCAACAGCCTGAGTTCCTGATGCTTTCGTTCCAGATAGGCTGCAAGCGTCTCCATGCGGATCTTGGACAGGTGCCATCTGCAACGTCAACGTCCGGGCCCTACGTTGGGTCCAGCATCTGCCCGCGCGGTCTGCAACGAAGGCCCCTCTTCGCAGTTAAAGACTGTGCAAGGAGGTCATCATGGCTAATATCAGAGAGCACATGAAAATCATTGGCAAGGACGGTGCCCATGTCGGCACCGTCGACCGCGTCGAGGGCAACCGCATCAAGCTGACCCGGAAGGACAGCCCCGAGGGTCACAAGGACCATCATCACTATATCGACATGAAATATGTCGGCGCCGTCGAGGGCGACGTCGTCAAACTGTCGGTGAATGCCGACGCCGTGCCGAAGACGGAAGCGGCATAAGAAAATAAGCCCCCTCGGGGGCTTTTTCTTAGTTCACAGAGCCGCTTCGAGCCTCGCCGATTCGAGGGGCCTTCTAATCTTCGCACACTTCAAGAAAGCGTGCGCAGACCTGTGCGGCGGCCCGAAGAGCCCTACCTATCCGGCATGCAAAAGAGCTGTCGAAGGATATTGTGATGCCGCCATCCGATTGGACAAGAATGGCCATCACATCCGGGGTTGCCGCCACCGCCATGGCGTTTTTGGCGATTGACGCTGCCGTGGATGTGAGC from Bradyrhizobium zhanjiangense includes these protein-coding regions:
- a CDS encoding DUF2171 domain-containing protein, translating into MANIREHMKIIGKDGAHVGTVDRVEGNRIKLTRKDSPEGHKDHHHYIDMKYVGAVEGDVVKLSVNADAVPKTEAA